ATTACAACTAATAAATAATCCTACAATAAGCCAACTTTGCAACCTAGGAAGATCGAATTTCTTCGCTAATTTCACGATTACAAATACATATAATAAATTGATGATGCTATTTAAAATAAAAGGCCCATATATACTATTCCCCATGATTAAATAGAACGGTATCTTCAAATAATAATGCAGTAAGGGTAAACGATATCCTGTAAAAATATCCTCAGCCCAATACCCTTGAATAGCTGAGAATACAGGCGTTAACGTCCAAACACCATCGTGGGTAGGAAGTGGATGAATATAATAGTTTGCTCCCATGCACACCAAAGTAAGCAAGGTTAATAGTATCGCAAATTTATATAATAATTTCTCGCTCATTATTTAATTTTTACAAACTCCTTGTCTTGATTTTTCTTATGGAAATTTGTGATATCAGGATTATAACGGAACATTCTATTATCTCCATTTTTAATAACTTCAAAATATACAGGTCCTGGATGTTTCATAATTTGCTTTTCAAACTGAGGCAATGAAGGTGACAAATTTTTCATCACATTTTCATAGGGTGAGATTACATATAAATCGGTTCGCATAAACTCTAGCCACTTATCTGCAAAAGCCACTGCTGATCCAGGCTCTAAGGTTTTGTATTTTTTAACCAAATGCTCATATCGTTCTATAAATGTTTCCGATTTTAAGTACTGAATCATATATAAACTTTTGCCGACGCCGTTAATGGCAAAAATAATACATACTGTATAAAATAAAAACTTATACGAAATTCTCAGATGGTAAAAATGCAAAAGTCCAAACAAGAGCATAATAGTTGCTACTATAAAAAATCTAGGCTGATTCAGGCCAATGGCGTAACTGTTACGCATCAGTAAAGGGATTACGATATAGGAAATTCCCAATATCAAAGCCGAAATAAATATTGCTTTATCCTCCGATTTTTTGGATTCGATATATAATTTCGATTTAACAATTCTATATATAATCATTCCTACTACCGTGAGACTAAAAAGCTTTTCATACCAACTGTTCAAACTATAGCAAAAGAGAAAATCGAAACAATTAACTATTTGCAGAAAGAAACTGATTCCAAAGTCTGCAAGTTCTGAAATACTGGGGTTCCAATCATAACCACTCAATTTATTTTTAGCAAAATAATTAAACCATATAAAAGATAATTCAGCTAAAGCAATTATAATAAATACACCGGCAATACTATTTAGTTTTTGTTTGTCCTTTTGCTTGTAGGTTTTGTAAATTAAATAACAAAACGGCAGCAAAGTTATAATACCTAAATAACGTAAACCAATTGCACTCATACTCGCTAAAGCTATGACAATAGACCATTTGAGCGGTTTGCTACTAGTCAAGAATTTTTGCACCGCCAATAAAAACCATATTAAGACACAAGTAAAGGGCACTTCGCTCCAACCCTGATAAACCATATCAAAAAATCCTGCATGAAATATTATCAATATATAAACAGGGGCCTGCTGTTTATAATACTTCTGCAACAAAATAATCGTAATTCCCACAAAAATCAAATTCACAATTTTGATAGCAATATATACTGGTAAATTTGTTAGCAAAGCCAAGTATCCTGTCAACATGGGATACAGCGGTGGCCATATAAAAAAATTCTGAGGCTCATTATAATATATATAATCGGGGGTCATTACCGCAAACCCATTCCCATCTTTAATACTCTCTGCCAGTCTCAAATACCAAGGGGCATCCATCGTGATACCTCCATACGGGTCAAAATAGCTGAGGGTTGCTACTGATATAGCAAGCACAACTAAATAGGTAAACGGGTTTTTATATAGCTTTTGAGGAAAATTCACTTCAAGCTACGAATAACAGTTATTTTTTGCAGAATACCCATTCCTTTTTTTACGCGGCCTCAAGGTTATGCACAGGGAAGAACTTCGCTAAAACTAACTTTCTCTTCTAATTGTTTATATTTTGCAAGCGACAAACAGGAGGAAGAAATTGCTTTTTGGCAAATCATTGCTAATTTTGAACACTATATTATGGACCAAGCAAAAATAGATCAGGCCGCACACGAGAAAGCGGAGATATTAAAAAGGTACAGGCAATTACTGAAAGCTTGTAAATCGACCTTAGAAAAAGGCGACAAGGAACTCATCCGCAAAGCATTTGACATGGCTCTGGAGGCACACAAAGATATGAGACGCAAGAGCGGTGAGCCTTATATATACCATCCGCTCGCCGTTGCCAAAATTGCTGCCGAAGAAATTGGATTAGGCACTACCAGTGTGGTTTGTGCTCTGTTGCATGATGTTGTCGAAGATACTTATATAACTTTGCCTACCATCAAAAAGCAATTTGGTGCCAAGGTAGCAAGTATTATAGATGGGCTCACCAAAATTTCAGCATCGGTTTTCAATGAACAAACCAATAGTTTGCAAGCGGAGAACTTCCGCAAAATGCTGCTCACCTTGGGCGATGACGTGCGTGTTATTATATTAAAACTTGCTGACCGATTGCATAATATGCGAACGCTGGAGAGCATGAGTCGTAATACGCAACTTAAAATTGCCAGCGAAACATTATATATATATGCACCACTTGCCCATAGGCTTGGACTATATGCCATGAAAACGGAGCTTGAGGATTTGTCAATCAAATTCACCGAGAGTAATCAGTATAAACTGGTAGCTGCCAAGCTCTCTGAAACCAAGCAAGAACGCAATAGGTTCATCAAAAAATTTATTGAAGATTTGGATCATAAACTTCAAACTTTGGGCTTAAAGTACGAGATAATTGGTAGGCCAAAAAGTATATTTAGCATCATGAAAAAGATGCAAAAACAACAAATACCTTTTGAAGAAGTATATGATTTATTTGCCATTCGTATCATTGTGGATTCTCCGCTTGAAAGGGAAAAGGCTGATTGTTTTCAAATATATGGATTGCTTACCGACAATTATACTTTGAACCCTGCCAGATACCGTGATTGGATCACACATCCAAAATCGAACGGATATGAAAGTTTGCACACAACAGTTCTAAGTCATGATGGAAAATGGGTAGAGGTGCAAATACGTACATCCCGCATGGATGATATTGCCGAGAAGGGTTATGCAGCACACTGGAAATATAAAGAAGCAGGCGTGAAAACTGATAGTGGATTGGAAGATTGGCTTGCAAAAGTGCGAGAGACACTCGAGAATCCAGAAGCAAGTGCGTTGGATTTTATTGATGATTTCCAACTGAATTTTATGGGCGAAGAAGTATTTGTTTTTACGCCCAAAGGTTCTCTTAAAAAACTATCACAAAATGCTACAGCACTCGATTTTGCTTTTGATATCCATAGCGATGTGGGTAACCACTGTATAGGTGCTAAAGTGAATAATAAATTAGTGCCCTTAAGTTATAAATTACAGAATGGGGATACTATAGAAATACTCACTTCGCAAAAGCAAAAACCCAATGAAGACTGGCTCAATTTTGTGGTTACTGGCAAAGCTAGAAGTCGTATAAAATATTATTTGAAAGAGGAAATACATAAAGTGGCCGAGGAGGGCGAAGAGTCCATCAAACGAAGGTTTAGGAATAGTGGGATAGAAATGACACATGATGATATAGAAAAATTGGTAAAACATTTCGACCTGAAAAGTTCTCTAGATTTTTTCTATTTGGTCGGCAAAGGTTCTATTGATAAAACTACCTTGAATTTAAAAGAAACGCTTGCCGAAAAACCACGTCAAACTACCGATAATAAAAGCCAAGACAAGGCTCGAGAAATAGCATTGAAAGCCAAACAAAAAGATTTGGTGAGACCCGATACTATTATTATAGGTGATGATGATACTGACTTGGATTATTCACTTAGCACCTGTTGTGCACCCATTCCTGGCGATGATATATTTGCATTTGTAACCGTTGGTGATGGAATTAAAATTCACCGTACTAATTGTAAAAATTCTCCCAAAATGATGTCGACCTATGGGTATAGAGTGCTCAAAGCTCGTTGGTCGAAAGGCGGTGCGGTAAGCGAAAAATCATTCCTTACCAATATAAGTATTGTGGGAACAGACTCGGTGGGAATTGTGCAGGGAATCACAGATATTATATCCAAGCAAATGCAAGTGAATATGAAATCTATCAGTATTGATACCGTGGATGGACGATTTGAAGGAAGTATTTCATTATATATATATGATACCAATCATCTCGATGATATTATACAAAAAATATCGGAAGTGGATGGCATATATCAAGTAATTAGAAACAGCTAAAGGGGTATATGCAAGAGGAGCTGATTGTACAAGGTATGCATTGTCAAGGCTGTGCAGATTCTGTACGCAAAGAGCTTGAGAAAAAAGGGCTAGAGGAAGTATATGTAGATTTTGTGAGTGCAAAAGCTACGTTTCAAAATTCTAAACACATTCCCTTAAAAAGTATTATACCTTCTATTCAGAAATTGGGTTACACTGCAAGCATTATAAAACAAAAATCTGCATGGTATAATAAAGTAGAAAACCTATTTCTGCTCACACTTCCCTTTACGATTATATTACTTTCTCACATGTTTGTGAGTATACATTTATTACACAATCCGTGGTTTCAACTTATTATTTGTTTGCCTGTTTTAGCTGCTGGAATTTGGGTATATGGAAAATCGGCATGGGCTAGTGTGAAAGGACTTTCACCGAATATGAATGTATTAATCATGTTGGGGGCTTTGGCATCATTTATATATAGTTTGGTGGGCCTATTAATTTTCGATGGCGACCACAATTATATATTTTTTGAAACCACTGCAAGTATTATATCATTTGTGATGCTGGGTTCTTATATAGAAAAAAGAGCAGTTGCTCAAACTACAAAAAATCTCGATTTATTGAAAGCCAGTACCCCACTTAAAGCCACCAAACTATTATATGATTTGCTGAGTGGCAAAGAGGAACAAATTGAAGTAGATGCCCGACAGATAAAGAAAGGAGACACCTTGATGGTAGTAACAGGCAGCCAAATTCCAGCAGATGGTATTATTATAAATGGCAAAGCTATCGTTGATGAAAGTTTGCTAACCGGTGAAAGTCCTGGTATGAAAAAGAACTTGGGCGATAAAGTAATTGGCGGAAGTTTATTAAATGAAGGTTGGCTCAAAATTACGGCGACCAGCAATTTTAGTGATAGTACACTTAGTAGAATTGTGAGTGAAGTAGAAAAAGCCAGCAGCCAAAAACCAGAAATACAATTATTGGCTGACAAGATAAGTGCCGTATTTGTTCCCGCAGTTTGTGTTATATCATTGATTACTTTATTAGCCAATCATTATATAGTAGATTTGAGTTGGGGACAAAGTTTGATGCGTGCAGTTGCGGTATTGGTTATATCATGTCCTTGTGCGTTAGGATTAGCTACACCCCTTGCGGTAGTAGTAGGTTTGGGCAGGGCTGCCCGCAAAGGAATTATAGTAAAAGCCGGATTACATTTGGAAACTTTGGCTAAAGTAAATGCGATTGTATTTGATAAAACAGGAACACTTACCAGTGGCAAAATGAAAGTGAGTGCATTTGAAAGTTTTGATTTTAGCGAACGTGATGCGAAGAATTATATACATTTTTTGGAGACGCATTCATCGCATCCCATTGCACAAACAATAGTGAGAAATTATCACCATTGGAGGCATCACAGTATTGCGTTTGATAAGGTAGAAGAAGTAAGCGGAATGGGCGTGAAAGCCTTTGACCACTTTGCCAATCGATATACATTGGGTAGTTTAGAATTGAGTATAAAACCCATTAAAGAACCCAAAGTAAAGTGGGATATATATTTAACCTTAAACGAAACTATTGTAGCTGCATTTAATTTAGAAGAAGAACTAAAACCCGGTGCTTTAGAAATGGTCCAAGTGCTCAAACAAAAAGGTTTTGAAACTATTATACTTAGTGGCGATTCGCAAATTAAATGTGATAACGTGGCAAAGAAATTAGGAATTGATAAAGTATATGCACGAGCATTGCCCAGTAAAAAAGCAGATATCATTAAGAAACTTGCTAAAACTAAAACAGTAGCCATGATAGGCGATGGCATTAATGATACTATTGCTATGGCCAAAGCAAATATAGGAATAGCGGTAGGCGGTGCAGCAGATTTAGCCCGTGAGCATGCCAATATTGTTATATTAAAAAACGAACCTGATATTATAATAGATGCATTAACTGTAGGACAAAATACTTATGATGCTATCAAACAAAATTTGTGGTGGGCATTGGCCTATAATACTATTGCTATTCCACTAGCAGCGATGGGTTATTTAAGCCCGCTACTTGCTGCATGGGGCATGGCTTTTAGCGATGTGGTGTTAGTATTGAATACGCTATGGAAATTGGGGAGGCGTAAGTGAGGAATGTATATATTATTGGGTGATGATAACCAACCATGAGCAGGTTGAAATGCATTTAGATGCGACAGAAAATATTAATACGGCCTATACACCCAATAATATGAATAAAAAATTATTTTATGATAGATTCATCTATCCAGCGTTTAAAGAAAGTCATGGCAGAACGCTTTTAATATACTTTGTTACTGGTATCCCATACATATCAAACTGGGGACATTTTTTGACTACCTCGGATAAATACAAGCAAAAGTGGCGAGCTGCCTATAAATGATTATAATGGATTTCCTTAGCAGGGTGCTGTTTGTGTCAGAAAAGACCACATCATGATAGCTGACGTAGATATTGTATATGACCTCCAAGGTTGTCGCATGCTCGGCAATGAAGATGGTACGCCCATGGTGAATGAAGCGTTTCAGTGGCTATTGTATACATAAGGCATTGAAAAGGAATATACCGAGTTCATAAAAATCCCTTTTGATGATTTTTTAGACTTGGTAGAAAAATGGAAATTATTTATAACCGAATCTAATAAAGATTAAGAAAACCCGTGATAGCCATCAGAAGAAATTTCGCCCGTGGTTGGTTATTATCTCGACCATATATACTTTTGCATTATGGAAAACGGAATGGAATTTTTTACCGCAACCTGTTTAAACTGGCAACCGTTGTTGCAAGTTGATATCCATAAAAATATCATTATAGATAGTATGCGATATCTAGTTTCAGATAAACGTGTTTGGATATATGGTATTGTTATCATCCCCAATTATATTCATTTACTATGGTGCAAACAAGAAGCTTGGATCGGTAAGAATATACAGCAAATGTTTTTGAAGGATATCGCACAACAAATCAAATTTAATCTGATAAAAAATTATCCATACGAATTAATAAACTATAAAAGCACGCAAGCAGATAGGGAATATCAATTCTGGAAAAGATGACCTCTATCAACCATAATGTATAATAGAACTGTAGCAGAACAAAAACTCGATTATATACATAATAATCCTGTTAAAAAAGGGTTATGTGAATTGCCAGAAGACTATAAATATTCTTCTGCTGCTTATTATAAATTAAATGATGAAAAGCAGTGGGATTTTTTAACGCATTATAGGGAACATATATAGAGTGGGAGTTAGCTGAGTATGGTCGGTGATAATAACCAACCATGGGCACATGAAAAGCAGTGGGATTTTTTAACGCAGTATACAGAGCATATATAGAGTGAGAGCTTGTCTCTGGGTATGGTCGATGATAATAACCAACCACAATCAATTCCAATCCATTACCCCCTATCATTCAAACATTTGTAGAAACAAGAATAGACGAGATGCTTGAAATAAAATGCTTTCTTGGGGGCAATATAAGTGCTTAAAGTCTAAATTCAGAAATTTAAAAACCTA
This is a stretch of genomic DNA from Bacteroidota bacterium. It encodes these proteins:
- a CDS encoding RelA/SpoT family protein; this encodes MDQAKIDQAAHEKAEILKRYRQLLKACKSTLEKGDKELIRKAFDMALEAHKDMRRKSGEPYIYHPLAVAKIAAEEIGLGTTSVVCALLHDVVEDTYITLPTIKKQFGAKVASIIDGLTKISASVFNEQTNSLQAENFRKMLLTLGDDVRVIILKLADRLHNMRTLESMSRNTQLKIASETLYIYAPLAHRLGLYAMKTELEDLSIKFTESNQYKLVAAKLSETKQERNRFIKKFIEDLDHKLQTLGLKYEIIGRPKSIFSIMKKMQKQQIPFEEVYDLFAIRIIVDSPLEREKADCFQIYGLLTDNYTLNPARYRDWITHPKSNGYESLHTTVLSHDGKWVEVQIRTSRMDDIAEKGYAAHWKYKEAGVKTDSGLEDWLAKVRETLENPEASALDFIDDFQLNFMGEEVFVFTPKGSLKKLSQNATALDFAFDIHSDVGNHCIGAKVNNKLVPLSYKLQNGDTIEILTSQKQKPNEDWLNFVVTGKARSRIKYYLKEEIHKVAEEGEESIKRRFRNSGIEMTHDDIEKLVKHFDLKSSLDFFYLVGKGSIDKTTLNLKETLAEKPRQTTDNKSQDKAREIALKAKQKDLVRPDTIIIGDDDTDLDYSLSTCCAPIPGDDIFAFVTVGDGIKIHRTNCKNSPKMMSTYGYRVLKARWSKGGAVSEKSFLTNISIVGTDSVGIVQGITDIISKQMQVNMKSISIDTVDGRFEGSISLYIYDTNHLDDIIQKISEVDGIYQVIRNS
- a CDS encoding cation-translocating P-type ATPase, whose amino-acid sequence is MQEELIVQGMHCQGCADSVRKELEKKGLEEVYVDFVSAKATFQNSKHIPLKSIIPSIQKLGYTASIIKQKSAWYNKVENLFLLTLPFTIILLSHMFVSIHLLHNPWFQLIICLPVLAAGIWVYGKSAWASVKGLSPNMNVLIMLGALASFIYSLVGLLIFDGDHNYIFFETTASIISFVMLGSYIEKRAVAQTTKNLDLLKASTPLKATKLLYDLLSGKEEQIEVDARQIKKGDTLMVVTGSQIPADGIIINGKAIVDESLLTGESPGMKKNLGDKVIGGSLLNEGWLKITATSNFSDSTLSRIVSEVEKASSQKPEIQLLADKISAVFVPAVCVISLITLLANHYIVDLSWGQSLMRAVAVLVISCPCALGLATPLAVVVGLGRAARKGIIVKAGLHLETLAKVNAIVFDKTGTLTSGKMKVSAFESFDFSERDAKNYIHFLETHSSHPIAQTIVRNYHHWRHHSIAFDKVEEVSGMGVKAFDHFANRYTLGSLELSIKPIKEPKVKWDIYLTLNETIVAAFNLEEELKPGALEMVQVLKQKGFETIILSGDSQIKCDNVAKKLGIDKVYARALPSKKADIIKKLAKTKTVAMIGDGINDTIAMAKANIGIAVGGAADLAREHANIVILKNEPDIIIDALTVGQNTYDAIKQNLWWALAYNTIAIPLAAMGYLSPLLAAWGMAFSDVVLVLNTLWKLGRRK